Proteins co-encoded in one Candidatus Thiodictyon syntrophicum genomic window:
- a CDS encoding 4Fe-4S binding protein codes for MPSPLLAILVLGAFSQVAQAVLIREGLVVFYGNEVGLGAFYGSWLLWLAVGAAAALGWEGRRGARPGLDAGAAALDALRLILCALPLVLIGQVLALRSVRWFLEVSASEFVPLGDLFLAVTLVNLPGGVLLGFAFALTCAALGERGAVVGPVARTYVADALGALLGGLLFTFVLIRWLGPVATLGLTTATMALTAAFLAAPRTGPGPGMVLPARAWLPLTLALTGLLLTLPPIARPLDQALERWRFASLQPGMELLDALDTPYGHLAVARLGSQTSVVADGQVQQSFPLPLEVERQAAYFFAQARGQDQAVRRVLLLGGYPGGLAAGLLRYPVVRIDQVEQDRAAFARVRPYLDEAGRASLDDPRLTLHFAAARRFLRLLEPGVAYDLILSLDATPASAAGNRLFTREAFDLARARLAPGGVFCTQVSAASNYVGRAVGGYAGSVYRTLKAVFPTVVLVPGNPQVFCAGEAPARLTEDPAELQRRYLAAAPARHSLPSGTFATLLPAPDLAYLHARLDGAGAAGAVNTDARPVTYYLNMVLWGQFSGSGFVDWLAGLQRLGPWPYLIPPLLFVALWLLRALMEGGAGPARGRTGGVVALVVIGFIAMAGQLALLFSYQAQVGLVFERVALLNGLFMTGLALGGGAVRALAAGRRADLHLMGLLAGAALGLTLLPTALEGLATLGEDAREAGYLALTLALGLVAGAGFTLCVGLGQGTAGASALRGGGLAMAADSLGGALGGLVTGALMVPILGVAVTCRVLAVPALLALVPLVYRRLVPGVGPGPRAQASFPWPGVGWGLLYGVLLVYAWHLAALQARPGPQVRFDQEALAQLSGSSRFTPVESPFVHYLGGAAGDGEPQTVTLASAAAGPGVSGFAGPIQLLLALGRDGTLRGVRLLDSRETPSYITGIETWLAGLAGADLSQAPLSLARVDGLSGATVTSRAVLATINNAARRATQVAFGRPLPPPAAAPGGGADWGLGATAVLVLLFFPVYFSGSGRARLLLQGAALGVLGFWLNTLVTELDLVNLSQGHAAAPAENPQRWLLLGFVAVSSVLFGQVWCGFLCPFGALQEFVSRLGRRLGLWTWPDRPLEQASRYLKFLLLAALLVLVWTTGEGAWATFNPMQQVFGGQLRGWMLVLTGAVIAGSLVYYRFWCRYLCPLGAFLALGNKLALLQRLGPRRRFEHCDLGVKGDHDLDCIRCHRCLAGRDTHLPRGPKLPGRRAALDRPSGHDRQSA; via the coding sequence GTGCCGAGCCCCCTGCTGGCCATCCTCGTCTTAGGCGCCTTTTCCCAGGTCGCCCAGGCGGTGTTGATCCGTGAGGGGCTGGTGGTCTTCTACGGCAACGAGGTGGGTCTGGGGGCCTTCTACGGGAGCTGGCTGCTGTGGCTGGCGGTGGGTGCGGCGGCGGCCCTGGGCTGGGAGGGGCGCCGGGGGGCGCGCCCGGGACTGGATGCCGGGGCGGCGGCGCTTGATGCCTTGCGCCTGATCCTGTGCGCCCTGCCGCTGGTCCTGATCGGGCAGGTCCTGGCCCTGCGCTCGGTGCGCTGGTTCCTGGAGGTCTCGGCGAGCGAGTTCGTTCCCCTGGGCGACCTGTTTCTGGCCGTGACGCTGGTCAACCTGCCGGGCGGGGTGCTGCTCGGGTTTGCCTTTGCCCTGACCTGCGCGGCCCTGGGCGAGCGCGGCGCCGTCGTGGGGCCGGTCGCCCGGACCTATGTGGCGGACGCACTGGGGGCGCTCCTGGGCGGGCTGTTGTTCACCTTCGTCCTGATCCGTTGGCTGGGTCCGGTCGCGACCCTGGGGCTCACGACCGCCACCATGGCGCTGACCGCCGCGTTCCTGGCGGCGCCGCGCACCGGCCCGGGGCCTGGCATGGTCCTTCCCGCGCGCGCCTGGCTCCCCCTGACCCTGGCCCTCACCGGCCTGCTGCTGACATTGCCCCCGATCGCCCGCCCCCTGGACCAGGCCCTGGAGCGCTGGCGCTTCGCGAGCCTCCAGCCCGGGATGGAACTCCTGGACGCACTCGATACCCCCTATGGCCACCTGGCCGTCGCCCGCCTGGGGTCCCAGACCTCGGTGGTGGCGGACGGTCAGGTCCAGCAGAGTTTTCCCCTGCCCCTGGAGGTGGAACGTCAGGCCGCCTATTTTTTCGCCCAGGCCCGGGGCCAAGACCAGGCGGTGCGCCGCGTACTGCTCCTGGGCGGTTACCCGGGCGGGCTGGCGGCGGGGCTCCTGCGCTATCCGGTGGTGCGGATCGATCAGGTGGAACAGGATCGCGCGGCCTTCGCGCGGGTGCGGCCCTACCTGGACGAGGCCGGGCGGGCGTCCCTGGATGACCCGCGCCTGACGCTGCACTTTGCCGCCGCCCGCCGCTTCCTGCGCCTGCTCGAACCCGGGGTCGCCTATGACCTGATCCTGTCCCTGGACGCGACCCCCGCGAGCGCCGCCGGCAACCGTCTCTTCACCCGCGAGGCCTTCGACCTGGCGCGTGCCCGGTTGGCCCCGGGCGGGGTCTTCTGCACCCAGGTGAGTGCCGCCTCCAACTATGTGGGGCGGGCGGTGGGCGGCTACGCGGGCTCGGTCTACCGGACCCTGAAGGCGGTCTTCCCGACCGTCGTCCTGGTCCCCGGCAACCCGCAGGTCTTCTGTGCGGGTGAGGCCCCCGCGCGCCTGACGGAGGACCCGGCCGAACTCCAGCGCCGCTATCTGGCCGCCGCGCCGGCGCGGCACAGCCTGCCGTCCGGAACCTTCGCGACCCTGCTGCCGGCGCCGGATCTCGCCTATCTGCACGCCCGGCTCGACGGCGCCGGGGCGGCGGGGGCGGTCAATACCGATGCCCGGCCGGTGACCTACTATCTGAATATGGTCCTGTGGGGTCAGTTCAGCGGGTCCGGATTCGTGGACTGGCTGGCGGGGCTGCAGCGGCTCGGACCCTGGCCCTATCTGATCCCGCCCCTGCTGTTCGTCGCCCTGTGGCTGCTGCGGGCACTGATGGAAGGCGGGGCAGGGCCGGCGCGGGGGCGCACGGGCGGGGTCGTCGCCCTGGTCGTGATCGGGTTCATCGCCATGGCGGGCCAGTTGGCGCTGCTTTTCAGTTATCAGGCCCAAGTGGGGCTGGTCTTCGAGCGGGTGGCACTGCTCAACGGGCTCTTCATGACCGGGCTCGCGCTCGGCGGCGGCGCGGTGCGGGCGCTCGCGGCCGGGCGGCGGGCGGACCTGCACCTGATGGGCCTGCTGGCGGGCGCGGCCCTTGGTCTCACGCTGCTGCCGACGGCCCTGGAGGGCCTGGCGACCCTGGGTGAGGATGCCCGGGAGGCGGGCTATCTCGCCCTGACGCTCGCCTTGGGGCTGGTGGCCGGGGCCGGTTTCACCCTCTGTGTCGGTCTCGGTCAAGGCACGGCCGGCGCCTCGGCGCTGCGCGGGGGGGGCCTGGCGATGGCGGCGGACAGCCTGGGCGGGGCTCTGGGCGGTCTGGTTACCGGGGCCCTCATGGTCCCGATCCTGGGGGTGGCGGTGACCTGCCGCGTCCTGGCCGTGCCGGCGCTGCTGGCCCTGGTGCCGCTGGTCTATCGGCGCCTGGTACCTGGCGTGGGGCCGGGTCCCCGCGCGCAGGCGTCCTTTCCCTGGCCGGGGGTCGGGTGGGGGCTGCTCTATGGCGTGCTGCTGGTCTATGCCTGGCACCTGGCGGCGCTCCAGGCGCGTCCGGGGCCGCAGGTGCGGTTCGATCAGGAGGCCCTGGCGCAGCTCAGCGGTTCGAGCCGGTTCACGCCGGTGGAGTCGCCCTTCGTCCACTATCTGGGCGGCGCGGCGGGGGACGGTGAGCCGCAGACGGTGACCCTGGCGAGTGCCGCCGCGGGCCCCGGCGTCAGCGGCTTCGCGGGGCCGATCCAACTGCTGCTCGCGCTCGGGCGCGACGGGACCCTGCGCGGGGTGCGCCTGCTCGACTCCCGGGAGACGCCGTCCTACATCACCGGGATCGAGACCTGGCTCGCCGGGCTGGCCGGGGCCGATCTGTCCCAGGCGCCCCTGTCGCTGGCGCGGGTGGACGGGCTGAGCGGGGCCACGGTGACCAGTCGGGCGGTCCTGGCGACAATCAACAACGCCGCCCGGCGGGCGACACAGGTCGCCTTCGGGCGGCCCCTGCCGCCCCCGGCCGCGGCACCCGGGGGCGGTGCCGATTGGGGGCTGGGTGCCACGGCCGTCTTGGTCCTCCTGTTCTTCCCGGTCTATTTTTCCGGCAGTGGGCGGGCGCGGCTGCTGTTGCAGGGCGCCGCCCTGGGCGTGCTGGGGTTCTGGCTCAATACCCTGGTCACGGAGTTGGACCTCGTGAACCTCAGTCAGGGCCATGCGGCGGCCCCGGCCGAGAACCCCCAGCGCTGGCTGCTGCTCGGCTTCGTCGCGGTCAGCTCGGTCCTGTTCGGCCAGGTCTGGTGCGGCTTTCTGTGCCCCTTCGGCGCGCTGCAGGAATTCGTCTCCCGCCTGGGGCGCCGGCTGGGTCTGTGGACCTGGCCGGACCGGCCCCTGGAACAGGCGTCGCGCTATCTCAAGTTTCTGTTGCTGGCCGCGCTCCTGGTCCTGGTCTGGACCACGGGGGAGGGCGCCTGGGCGACCTTCAACCCGATGCAGCAGGTCTTCGGCGGGCAACTGCGTGGGTGGATGCTCGTCCTGACCGGGGCGGTCATCGCCGGGTCCCTGGTCTATTATCGCTTCTGGTGCCGCTATCTGTGCCCCCTGGGGGCCTTCCTCGCCTTGGGCAACAAGCTGGCGCTGTTGCAGCGGCTGGGTCCGCGGCGGCGCTTCGAGCACTGCGACCTGGGGGTCAAAGGTGACCATGATCTGGACTGCATCCGCTGTCACCGCTGCCTGGCGGGGCGGGATACCCATCTGCCGCGGGGGCCGAAGCTTCCGGGCCGGCGCGCGGCCCTTGATCGTCCTTCCGGCCACGATCGGCAATCGGCGTAG
- the amrS gene encoding AmmeMemoRadiSam system radical SAM enzyme, translating to MTAVTCELCPRACVIPEGAAGDCRIRVNLGGRLRATTYGRPSAIHIDPMEKKPLYHFHSGSQVFSIATAGCNLHCLNCQNWQLSQRGGEEMEEVYRADPAQLVAAARDAGCRSLAYTYSDPIVWYEYVEDSAVLARAQGLANVFVTAAYINRKPLRRLCRVLDATNADLKAFDDGFYRRVNGGTLKPVLEALVTFREEGVWTELTNLVIPTLNDDLAMIRRMARWIVAELGADTPLHFSRFHPEYRMRNLPPTPAATLQQARAEALDAGLKYVYIGNVMGDAGNSTYCPRDGTLLIGRSGFVITHYGLTAQGRCPTCNDPIPGVW from the coding sequence ATGACTGCCGTCACCTGCGAACTCTGCCCGCGCGCCTGCGTGATCCCCGAGGGGGCGGCGGGGGATTGCCGTATCCGGGTCAACCTCGGCGGGCGGCTGCGTGCCACGACCTATGGGCGGCCCTCCGCCATCCATATCGATCCGATGGAGAAGAAGCCCCTTTACCACTTTCACTCCGGGTCGCAGGTCTTTTCCATCGCCACCGCCGGGTGCAACCTGCATTGTCTCAATTGCCAGAACTGGCAATTGTCACAGCGCGGCGGGGAGGAGATGGAGGAGGTCTATCGCGCCGATCCGGCGCAGTTGGTCGCGGCGGCGCGGGACGCGGGGTGCCGCTCGCTCGCCTACACCTATTCCGACCCGATCGTCTGGTATGAATATGTCGAGGACAGCGCCGTGCTGGCCCGCGCCCAGGGGCTCGCCAATGTGTTCGTCACCGCCGCCTATATCAACCGCAAGCCCTTGCGGCGGCTGTGCCGGGTGCTGGACGCTACCAACGCCGATCTCAAGGCATTCGACGACGGCTTCTATCGGCGGGTCAATGGCGGGACCCTGAAGCCGGTCCTGGAGGCCCTGGTGACATTCCGGGAGGAGGGGGTCTGGACCGAGCTGACCAATCTGGTGATCCCGACCCTGAACGATGACCTGGCCATGATCCGGCGTATGGCCCGCTGGATCGTCGCCGAGCTGGGGGCCGACACCCCGCTGCACTTCAGCCGCTTCCACCCCGAGTACCGGATGCGCAACCTCCCGCCGACCCCGGCCGCGACCCTGCAACAGGCGCGCGCCGAGGCCCTGGACGCCGGCCTCAAGTATGTCTATATCGGCAATGTCATGGGGGACGCGGGCAACTCGACCTACTGCCCCCGCGACGGGACCCTGCTGATCGGGCGCAGTGGTTTTGTCATTACCCATTACGGGCTGACGGCGCAGGGGCGCTGCCCGACCTGCAATGATCCGATTCCCGGGGTCTGGTAG
- a CDS encoding DUF6399 domain-containing protein, giving the protein MKHRSRLERAEQRGAAVARLATGQPQRHVAAELGVARSTLQDWCKPTPVGAAPAVLAAFVATPEGVQWLHQVVVAAHFVITLHGGAGVRMVCEFLKLSGLSAFVGASYGTHQALNAALEEMVVAVAREQRAALAVGMPHRAITACEDETFHPQILLVMLEPVSNFLLREQYAADRTAATWTQALRAGLDGLNVTVIQGTSDEATALRRHIQTDCAAHHSPDLFHVQQEVSKGTSLHLVRHVKQAGASVAAAQTSLDAERATAQAYDAQSPRPRGRPPAFAPRIEAALAVVVQAEADQVQAQARQAEARELVRELGTLYHPYELEQGQAQPVARIAQRFADVWTRLQQLADAADLPTRARERLAKAQRLTIQFLATITFFFATVQAKVEALNLPPAVELALLTQLIPALYLERVANRSTLAEPRHRLHALSRQLLEPLRQRDHPLQALPEAERARLEQVAGDCADLFQRSSSSVEGRNGQLSLHHHGRHRLSDRKLEALTAVHNFHLRRPDGTTAAERFFGRAHETLFAQVLQRMPLPPPPARRRPRPPKPPALLPVAA; this is encoded by the coding sequence GTGAAGCACCGCTCGCGCCTGGAGCGAGCCGAACAGCGCGGGGCGGCCGTGGCCCGCTTGGCGACGGGGCAGCCGCAACGCCACGTCGCCGCCGAACTGGGCGTGGCGCGCAGCACCTTGCAGGACTGGTGCAAGCCGACCCCGGTCGGCGCGGCCCCGGCGGTGTTGGCAGCCTTCGTGGCGACCCCTGAGGGCGTGCAGTGGCTGCACCAAGTGGTGGTGGCGGCGCACTTCGTCATCACGCTGCACGGCGGTGCCGGGGTGCGGATGGTGTGTGAATTCTTGAAGTTGAGTGGGTTGTCGGCGTTCGTCGGCGCGAGCTATGGCACCCACCAGGCCCTCAATGCGGCCTTGGAGGAGATGGTGGTCGCCGTGGCGCGTGAGCAACGGGCGGCGTTGGCGGTGGGCATGCCGCACCGCGCGATCACGGCGTGCGAGGATGAGACCTTTCATCCGCAGATTTTGTTGGTCATGTTGGAGCCGGTGTCGAACTTTCTGCTGCGCGAACAGTACGCCGCCGATCGCACGGCGGCCACCTGGACGCAGGCGTTGCGCGCGGGTCTGGACGGCTTGAACGTGACCGTGATCCAGGGCACCAGCGACGAGGCCACAGCGTTGCGCCGCCATATCCAGACGGATTGTGCGGCCCATCATTCCCCGGACCTGTTTCATGTGCAACAGGAGGTGTCCAAGGGCACCAGCCTACACTTGGTCCGCCACGTGAAACAGGCGGGCGCCAGCGTCGCGGCCGCCCAGACGTCGCTGGACGCTGAGCGGGCGACCGCGCAGGCCTATGACGCCCAATCCCCGCGTCCGCGCGGGCGCCCACCGGCGTTCGCGCCCCGCATTGAAGCCGCCCTGGCGGTCGTGGTGCAGGCCGAAGCCGATCAGGTACAGGCGCAAGCGCGTCAGGCCGAGGCCCGTGAACTGGTGCGTGAGTTGGGGACCCTCTATCACCCCTATGAGTTGGAGCAGGGACAGGCGCAGCCCGTGGCGCGCATCGCGCAACGCTTTGCCGACGTGTGGACGCGGCTGCAACAGCTGGCCGACGCGGCCGATCTGCCAACGCGCGCCCGTGAGCGCCTGGCCAAGGCGCAGCGCCTGACGATTCAGTTCCTTGCCACCATTACCTTTTTCTTTGCGACCGTGCAGGCCAAGGTCGAGGCGCTGAATCTGCCGCCCGCCGTGGAACTGGCGTTGCTCACGCAGCTGATTCCGGCGCTCTACCTCGAGCGCGTCGCCAATCGCAGCACGCTCGCTGAACCGCGCCACCGTCTGCACGCCCTGAGCCGGCAGTTGCTCGAACCGCTGCGCCAACGCGATCATCCGCTCCAGGCCCTCCCAGAGGCCGAGCGCGCGCGCCTCGAACAGGTGGCCGGTGACTGCGCCGACCTGTTCCAGCGCAGCAGTTCCAGCGTGGAGGGGCGCAACGGCCAACTGTCCCTACATCACCATGGCCGACATCGCCTGAGCGACCGCAAGCTCGAGGCACTGACCGCCGTACATAACTTCCACCTCCGTCGCCCCGACGGGACCACTGCCGCTGAGCGCTTCTTCGGCCGGGCCCACGAAACGCTGTTCGCGCAGGTGCTCCAGCGCATGCCGTTGCCCCCGCCGCCAGCGCGCCGACGACCGCGCCCGCCCAAGCCGCCCGCGCTCCTGCCGGTAGCGGCGTAA
- the modB gene encoding molybdate ABC transporter permease subunit has product MPLTDADLQALWLTIRLATVVTLLLFVIGTPIAWWLARTRSGWKGAIGAAVALPLVLPPSVIGFYLLVTMGPNGPIGQLTQALGLGLLPFTFWGLVVASLFYSMPFMVQPLQNAFESMGTRPLEVAATLRASPLDAFFSVALPLAAPGFLTAGILTFAHTVGEFGVVLMIGGNIPGVTRVASVQIYDHVEAMEYGDAHRLAAVMLVFSFLVLLAVYSARPNRPKG; this is encoded by the coding sequence ATGCCGCTGACCGACGCCGACCTTCAGGCCCTCTGGCTCACCATCCGCCTGGCCACCGTCGTCACCCTGCTGCTCTTCGTCATCGGCACCCCCATCGCCTGGTGGCTGGCGCGCACCAGATCCGGCTGGAAGGGCGCGATCGGCGCCGCGGTGGCGCTGCCCCTGGTACTGCCGCCCTCGGTGATCGGCTTCTATCTGCTCGTCACCATGGGGCCGAACGGTCCCATCGGGCAGTTGACGCAGGCACTGGGGCTGGGTCTCCTGCCCTTCACCTTCTGGGGGCTCGTGGTCGCCTCGCTCTTCTATTCCATGCCCTTCATGGTCCAGCCACTGCAGAACGCCTTCGAGTCCATGGGGACGCGCCCGCTGGAGGTCGCCGCAACGCTGCGCGCCTCGCCCCTGGATGCCTTCTTCAGCGTCGCCCTGCCGCTCGCCGCACCCGGGTTCCTCACCGCCGGCATCCTGACCTTCGCCCACACGGTGGGCGAGTTCGGCGTGGTGCTGATGATCGGCGGCAACATCCCCGGGGTGACCCGGGTCGCCTCGGTGCAGATCTACGACCATGTCGAGGCCATGGAGTACGGGGACGCCCACCGCCTGGCGGCGGTGATGCTGGTCTTCTCCTTCCTGGTGCTGCTGGCGGTCTACAGCGCCCGACCAAACCGCCCGAAGGGATAA
- the modA gene encoding molybdate ABC transporter substrate-binding protein, which yields MTPIRTLPLALALLGAALAARADEVQVAVAANFTAPMQEIAKAFAAATGHQVLASFGSTGKFYSQIKNGAPFEALLAADQETPAKLEEEGAAVRGSSFVYAVGKLVLWSAKPDFVDQKGKVLKEGKFEHLSIANPKLAPYGAAGVAVMKAMEVFKTIEPKLVQADNIAQAFQFISTGNAELGFVALSQVSKDGKVTEGSAWIVPETLYQPINQAAVILNKGKEKPAVIALMAFLKGEQARGIIHSFGYGI from the coding sequence ATGACGCCGATCCGCACACTCCCGCTCGCCCTCGCGCTCCTGGGGGCGGCCCTCGCCGCCCGCGCCGATGAGGTCCAGGTGGCCGTCGCCGCCAACTTCACCGCGCCCATGCAGGAGATCGCCAAGGCCTTCGCGGCGGCTACCGGACACCAGGTACTCGCCTCCTTCGGGTCCACCGGCAAGTTCTACTCCCAGATCAAGAACGGCGCCCCCTTCGAGGCCCTGCTGGCCGCGGACCAGGAGACCCCGGCCAAGCTGGAAGAGGAAGGGGCGGCGGTGCGCGGGTCCTCCTTCGTCTATGCCGTCGGCAAGCTGGTGCTCTGGAGCGCCAAGCCCGACTTCGTGGACCAGAAGGGCAAAGTCCTGAAAGAGGGCAAGTTCGAGCACCTGTCGATCGCCAATCCGAAGCTCGCCCCCTATGGCGCCGCCGGCGTCGCGGTGATGAAGGCAATGGAGGTCTTCAAGACCATCGAGCCCAAGCTGGTCCAGGCGGACAATATCGCCCAGGCCTTCCAGTTCATCAGCACGGGCAACGCGGAACTCGGGTTCGTCGCGCTCTCCCAGGTCAGCAAGGACGGCAAGGTGACCGAAGGCTCGGCCTGGATCGTGCCGGAGACGCTCTACCAGCCAATCAATCAGGCGGCGGTGATCCTGAATAAGGGAAAAGAGAAGCCGGCCGTCATCGCCCTGATGGCCTTTCTCAAGGGCGAGCAGGCGCGGGGCATCATCCATTCGTTCGGTTATGGCATCTGA
- a CDS encoding TOBE domain-containing protein — MKISARNQFSGTVGAVKAGAVNSEVELVLPGGERIVAVVTNESVTGLGLKAGAAAVALVKASSVLVMTDSAGLRLSARNCLAGTVKSLNLGPVNAEVTIALAGGTEVHATITHGAAAELGLQQGGAATAVFKAPSVILGVPA, encoded by the coding sequence ATGAAAATCAGTGCACGCAACCAGTTCAGCGGGACCGTCGGTGCGGTCAAGGCCGGTGCCGTCAACAGCGAGGTGGAACTGGTGCTCCCGGGTGGCGAGAGGATCGTCGCCGTGGTGACCAATGAAAGCGTCACGGGCCTGGGTCTCAAGGCCGGTGCGGCGGCCGTGGCCTTGGTCAAGGCGTCCTCGGTGCTGGTGATGACCGACAGCGCGGGGCTGCGTCTGAGCGCCCGCAACTGTTTGGCAGGAACCGTGAAGTCGCTGAACCTGGGGCCGGTGAATGCCGAGGTGACCATCGCCCTGGCCGGTGGCACCGAGGTCCATGCCACCATCACGCACGGCGCGGCGGCCGAACTGGGGCTGCAGCAAGGCGGGGCGGCCACGGCGGTATTCAAGGCGCCGTCCGTGATCCTCGGCGTCCCGGCCTGA
- the modC gene encoding molybdenum ABC transporter ATP-binding protein: protein MDPIEVRLRLTWPGFSLELDERLPGRGVTALFGPSGCGKTTLLRCIAGLERAPQGRLAFQGEVWQDAGTWVPTHRRPLGYVFQEPSLFPHLTVLGNLRFGQRRSPAPGGTAAPSGLDQAVELLGIGPLLERRPERLSGGERQRVGIARALAVNPRILLMDEPLAALDHQRKQEILPYLERLHERLSIPVLYISHAPDEVARLADHLVVLEAGRVLASGPLQETLARLDLPIRLGEDAGVVLEGRVAERDQRWHLLRVDCAGASLWVRDTGVAIGRQVRVRILARDVSVTLTQAHASSIVNTLPARVAALGEDSHPALALVRLQAGGTNILARVTHRSADLLGLAPGLAVWIQIKAVALL, encoded by the coding sequence ATGGACCCAATCGAAGTACGCCTGCGCCTGACCTGGCCCGGCTTCAGCCTGGAACTGGACGAGCGCCTGCCCGGACGCGGCGTGACGGCCCTGTTCGGACCCTCGGGCTGCGGCAAGACCACCCTGCTGCGCTGCATCGCCGGCCTGGAACGGGCACCCCAGGGGCGCCTCGCCTTCCAGGGCGAGGTCTGGCAGGACGCGGGCACCTGGGTGCCGACCCACCGCCGACCCCTGGGTTACGTCTTCCAGGAGCCGAGCCTCTTCCCCCACCTCACGGTGCTCGGCAACCTGCGCTTCGGCCAGCGCCGCAGCCCGGCCCCGGGCGGGACGGCGGCCCCGAGCGGCCTGGACCAGGCGGTGGAACTCTTAGGGATCGGCCCGCTGCTGGAGCGTCGCCCGGAGCGCCTGTCCGGCGGCGAGCGCCAGCGCGTCGGCATCGCCCGGGCGCTCGCGGTCAACCCGCGAATCCTGCTGATGGACGAGCCCCTGGCCGCCCTGGACCACCAGCGCAAGCAGGAGATCCTGCCTTACCTGGAGCGGCTGCATGAGCGCCTGTCCATCCCCGTCCTCTATATCAGCCACGCCCCCGACGAGGTCGCGCGCCTGGCCGACCACCTGGTGGTGCTGGAGGCCGGCCGGGTGCTGGCGAGCGGGCCGCTGCAAGAGACCCTGGCGCGGCTCGATCTGCCGATCCGCCTGGGCGAGGACGCCGGTGTCGTGCTGGAGGGTCGGGTCGCCGAGCGCGACCAACGCTGGCACCTGTTACGGGTCGACTGCGCCGGGGCCAGCCTGTGGGTGCGCGACACCGGGGTCGCCATCGGCCGCCAGGTACGGGTCCGTATCCTGGCCCGCGACGTGAGCGTCACCCTGACCCAGGCGCACGCCAGCAGCATCGTCAACACCCTGCCGGCCCGGGTCGCCGCCCTGGGCGAGGACAGCCACCCCGCGCTCGCCCTGGTTCGGCTCCAGGCCGGGGGCACCAACATCCTTGCCCGGGTCACCCACCGCTCCGCCGACCTGCTGGGCCTGGCGCCGGGGCTCGCGGTCTGGATTCAGATCAAGGCCGTGGCGTTGCTGTGA